One genomic segment of Coffea arabica cultivar ET-39 chromosome 6e, Coffea Arabica ET-39 HiFi, whole genome shotgun sequence includes these proteins:
- the LOC113694567 gene encoding uncharacterized protein, producing MSTPSMAIGVAMSECRLLLEEMLDGFRAAEQHFRNAVHVELPAFIPLMDQVSAEIQVLSQTAQDVMQNFDKMNYLCTTQQKLDSMSKAVDYVDGVVAKIEENMEFYNAVKDSFQSKKDIFDKCSGVVNGDLPSPSILNQLDAIDEKLSSLTVSFREVDQVLNPIRGSNLDYDDGQAAAGHDNVVLMTGGH from the exons ATGTCAACTCCGTCAATGGCCATCGGAGTAGCCATGTCGGAATGCCGATTACTTCTGGAAGAGATGCTTGATGGCTTCAGGGCTGCCGAGCAACATTTCCGCAATGCCGTTCATGTCGAGCTGCCAGCATTTATCCCGCTAATGGATCAAGTCAGTGCTGAAATTCAGGTTCTGTCGCAGACCGCCCAAGATGTCATGCAAAATTTTGATAAGATGAACTACCTCTGTACAACGCAGCAAAAACTGGACAGCATGAGCAAGGCTGTGGATTATGTGGACGGAGTAGTTGCAAAGATCGAAGAAAATATGGAATTCTACAACGCCGTGAAGGATTCTTTCCAAAGTAAGAAAGATATATTTGATAAGTGTTCCGGGGTCGTCAATGGTGATCTCCCGTCACCGTCTATTCTTAACCAGCTTGATGCTATTGATGAAAAATTGAGCAGTCTGACTGTATCTTTCCGGGAGGTTGATCAAGTGTTGAATCCAATCCGAGGGAGTAATCTTGATTATGATGATGGTCAGGCGGCTGCAGGTCATGATAATGTG GTCCTGATGACTGGTGGCCATTAG
- the LOC113695946 gene encoding DNA repair protein XRCC3 homolog: protein MNPAALLQHPLPTRTTKCTTGCPILDSFLHGGIPCNSITEIVAESGCGKTQISLQLLLSAQLPTSLGGLSASSLYLHSEFPFPFRRLRQLALSNPTLQNPLDNILIHPLHSADHLLDLLSRLDPLLVHPPPQTRFPIKLIVIDSIAALFRSEFDNNPSDLKRRSGLFFKISSKLKAQAMRFGLAVVVTNQVTDSVDSSDGLRIGNSWFLYSSGRRVCAALGLSWANCVNTRLFLSRDEENVKDDDGDIVNTRTRTRRFISVVFAPHLPHSSCEFFIAKEGVLGFDSCNDFHLENREL from the coding sequence ATGAACCCAGCAGCCCTCCTGCAACACCCTCTTCCCACCCGCACCACGAAATGCACCACCGGTTGCCCAATCCTCGACAGCTTCTTACACGGCGGCATCCCTTGTAACTCAATTACAGAGATAGTCGCCGAGAGCGGCTGCGGCAAAACCCAAATCTCCCTCCAACTCCTCCTCTCTGCTCAACTTCCGACCTCCCTCGGTGGTCTCTCCGCCTCCTCGCTTTACCTCCACTCCGAGTTCCCCTTTCCCTTCCGCCGCCTCCGCCAGCTTGCCCTCTCAAACCCCACGCTCCAAAATCCACTGGACAATATACTAATCCATCCTTTACATTCTGCGGACCACCTGCTCGACTTATTGTCCCGCCTGGATCCCCTCCTTGTACACCCACCACCGCAGACCCGTTTCCCTATTAAACTCATTGTTATTGATTCCATTGCTGCTTTGTTTCGTTCTGAATTTGATAATAACCCGAGTGATTTGAAGAGGAGGTCGGGTTTATTCTTTAAGATTTCGAGCAAGCTCAAGGCACAGGCAATGCGGTTTGGACTGGCTGTGGTGGTTACTAATCAGGTTACGGATAGTGTTGATTCTTCGGATGGATTGAGGATTGGGAACTCTTGGTTTCTTTATTCTTCTGGGAGGAGGGTCTGTGCTGCACTTGGGTTATCTTGGGCTAATTGTGTGAATACAAGGCTCTTCTTATCGCGAGATGAGGAAAATGTTAAAGACGATGATGGTGACATTGTCAATACAAGAACGAGGACAAGGAGATTCATCAGCGTTGTATTTGCGCCGCATTTGCCTCATTCATCATGTGAGTTTTTTATTGCAAAAGAAGGGGTTTTGGGGTTTGATAGTTGCAATGACTTCCATTTAGAAAATAGAGAGCTCTAA
- the LOC113696338 gene encoding uncharacterized protein translates to MDDDTKNKTPHLQDDHHQLAAAETEEADEALSLSGLILNSDEIEVQDRRRSSFSDPSELFEFLSDKNSQMSHAEDIIFCGKLMPYQENPSRLPNAHNFHKHHQLTRHEKQQSFHRRRSESLSDLKTSLSNSARRNQHQFMRTSRSLDYRKLYGNKYNSPSAAGGFARAEKVEIERSSSTRSSNKGFNATGMKEKTARPRWYMMFGPVKFPPEMAYQDIKSRQVRQSPGSLFASLESREKAIVNRPQDRRWSGSWDLLRVLSCKGHASVAVTASFGCLQAQHSI, encoded by the coding sequence ATGGATGATGATACCAAGAACAAAACTCCTCATCTCCAAGATGATCACCATCAGCTAGCTGCGGCAGAAACAGAAGAAGCAGATGAAGCCCTTTCCCTTAGCGGGCTTATCTTAAACTCGGATGAAATCGAGGTCCAAGATCGAAGAAGATCATCCTTTTCTGATCCATCAGAGCTTTTCGAGTTCTTGAGCGACAAAAACTCCCAGATGTCGCATGCAGAAGATATCATTTTCTGCGGTAAGCTTATGCCATACCAAGAAAACCCCTCTCGTCTGCCCAATGCTCACAATTTCCACAAGCATCATCAACTCACGAGACATGAGAAACAACAAAGCTTCCATCGTAGAAGATCCGAGTCGTTAAGTGACCTAAAAACCAGCCTGTCCAACAGTGCTAGAAGAAACCAGCATCAGTTCATGAGGACTAGCCGGTCTTTAGACTACCGAAAGTTGTATGGAAACAAGTACAACTCCCCCTCGGCAGCGGGCGGTTTCGCCAGGGCTGAAAAAGTAGAGATTGAGCGGAGCTCGTCGACGAGAAGTTCGAACAAGGGTTTTAATGCAACTGGGATGAAAGAAAAGACTGCAAGACCAAGGTGGTACATGATGTTTGGGCCTGTGAAGTTTCCACCGGAGATGGCTTATCAAGATATAAAGAGCCGGCAAGTGCGGCAGAGTCCCGGAAGTTTGTTTGCGTCATTGGAGTCCCGCGAGAAGGCCATTGTGAACCGGCCGCAAGATCGGAGATGGTCCGGCTCTTGGGATTTGCTTAGGGTATTAAGCTGTAAGGGCCATGCAAGTGTAGCTGTAACGGCGTCGTTTGGCTGCCTGCAGGCGCAGCACAGTATTTGA
- the LOC113696984 gene encoding uncharacterized protein, giving the protein MSCLALSLQPTNGPDVLLQTREWFPPSRALMALSAFRKTRFAFSSKQQSAAVASNSDNSSADPSSLGDDPLAASSGQVIVGVESRYRVVYRLVNSIYVLGITTADETNNNVFECISIVNQAVSVVVTACRGVDVTPEKLSKKYAEIYMALDIVLRGVSSIRLAAMLATMHGDSIAKMVHSAINTENKIRGADSWVNLEVHSVEHEGGLEAFSKAVFELPQETLEAGDEVAATMAFSGGQGDEKEEGEVEEEEEEKDPFAASEKINQPQSLVEGFKKDKDQSSDLTKALAGLEVTTLPPAAATDSTHIGVEGFEGNYGGIEFSNDGSTLREDFEGFSDAWGGGLDASEYVESKKVKKHEGLGGLELLETSDPPVKTAAAAADGAGKNLEDVLVKKTEMKGPEMYIAEEISAEFRESLLARVGLTGVVYLRTLPPKPSDDRETEFSFKVENTGSVKRFVVQSSRVSSLGNGLFHVRTAPSGEPIPIIKYSLLPRLTPLPLRVRLVKRLSGTLLSVMIQYVSNPDLPAPLNDVTFVLKLPVDPTLLKVSPKAVLNRSEKEIKWHVPEIPLQGNPDRLRVRMPVDIGDEDDDIDFEVVCHVKFSGQGSKSLSGISLRPASEGKTDFYEVDDRFASGVYICN; this is encoded by the coding sequence ATGTCCTGTTTAGCACTATCCCTTCAACCCACAAATGGGCCCGACGTTTTGCTCCAAACCCGTGAATGGTTTCCCCCATCTCGGGCCCTGATGGCCCTTTCAGCATTCCGCAAAACCCGCTTTGCATTTTCCTCTAAACAACAATCCGCTGCCGTCGCCTCCAATTCTGACAACTCCTCCGCCGACCCTTCATCCCTCGGTGACGACCCACTTGCGGCCTCGAGCGGTCAAGTGATTGTGGGCGTCGAAAGCCGGTATCGGGTCGTTTACCGTTTAGTTAATTCAATTTATGTTTTGGGAATTACTACTGCTGATGAGACCAATAATAATGTTTTTGAATGCATTAGTATTGTTAATCAGGCTGTTAGTGTTGTTGTCACGGCTTGCCGGGGTGTAGATGTTACCCCTGAGAAGTTAAGTAAGAAATATGCTGAAATTTATATGGCTTTGGATATAGTTTTGAGGGGTGTGAGTAGCATTAGGCTTGCGGCAATGCTTGCCACGATGCACGGTGATAGCATTGCTAAAATGGTGCATTCTGCTATCAATACGGAGAATAAAATCCGTGGGGCGGATAGTTGGGTTAATTTAGAGGTGCATTCTGTGGAACATGAGGGTGGCTTGGAAGCATTCTCCAAAGCTGTGTTTGAATTGCCTCAGGAGACTTTGGAGGCTGGGGATGAAGTGGCTGCCACGATGGCGTTCAGTGGTGGTCAGGGTGATGAGAAGGAAGAAGGTGAGgtagaggaggaggaggaagagaagGATCCTTTTGCAGCCAGTGAGAAGATTAACCAGCCTCAGTCTCTTGTGGAAGGGTTTAAGAAGGATAAGGATCAGAGTTCAGATTTGACTAAGGCATTGGCGGGGCTTGAGGTTACTACACTGCCACCTGCTGCGGCTACTGATTCCACGCATATAGGTGTTGAAGGCTTTGAAGGGAACTATGGCGGAATTGAGTTTAGCAATGACGGGTCAACGTTACGCGAAGACTTCGAAGGGTTTAGTGATGCTTGGGGTGGGGGATTGGATGCTTCTGAATATGTGGAGTCAAAGAAGGTCAAGAAACATGAGGGGCTTGGTGGGCTTGAATTGTTAGAAACTAGTGATCCACCAGTCAAGACTGCTGCAGCTGCTGCTGATGGTGCTGGTAAGAATCTTGAGGATGTGTTGGTAAAGAAAACTGAAATGAAGGGTCCGGAAATGTACATTGCAGAAGAGATTAGTGCAGAGTTCAGGGAATCATTGCTTGCTAGAGTTGGATTGACGGGTGTTGTTTACTTGAGGACATTACCTCCAAAGCCTTCTGATGATAGAGAGACTGAGTTTTCATTTAAAGTTGAGAATACAGGCAGTGTTAAGAGGTTTGTAGTGCAAAGCTCACGCGTAAGTAGCCTTGGAAATGGTTTGTTCCATGTTAGGACTGCCCCATCAGGTGAACCTATTCCAATTATCAAGTATAGTTTGTTACCACGTTTGACTCCGTTGCCTTTGAGGGTTAGACTTGTCAAACGTCTCAGTGGGACTTTACTTTCTGTAATGATACAATATGTGTCAAATCCAGATTTACCAGCACCGCTGAACGATGTGACATTTGTCCTGAAACTGCCTGTAGACCCAACACTGTTGAAGGTTTCACCAAAAGCAGTCTTGAATAGGTCTGAGAAGGAAATCAAATGGCATGTTCCTGAGATTCCCCTTCAGGGCAATCCTGATAGATTAAGAGTGAGGATGCCTGTGGATAttggtgatgaagatgatgatataGATTTTGAAGTGGTTTGCCATGTTAAATTTTCAGGACAAGGAAGTAAATCTTTGTCTGGAATTTCTCTGCGTCCTGCTTCTGAGGGTAAGACAGATTTTTATGAGGTGGATGACAGGTTTGCAAGTGGGGTTTACATATGCAATTAA
- the LOC113695945 gene encoding uncharacterized protein translates to MLVANSFDLWQRDTFFSAAEEVQHSADIMESAYRTWLRESKEGMRPQIWDDLSRELQMALGTAKWQLEEFEKAVTLSYRRSSDEVTMTRHRQFVSAIENQISRVEAALSESFDVDGKQSLRWVNLDEKERDDLALFLSGPLWSSQSMSDGADKLGTNKTGSPQKRTRKNFNTNADIGVEGEKPNTASSRCIVDLGSVVELDMKGSPGTGDSMSHQQDMMLNAERIRSSLDSSKLEIVIDHRDGQMETKALNIEATPKEKGFKPAFWRPKGEDHPQAKGGVLSNSMWRRIQWMNQLFGRLPRIQRQSQTHQMMPFNCSIRFTLVFMLAVFLIVPFLFYSN, encoded by the exons atGTTGGTTGCCAACAGTTTTGATCTGTGGCAAAGGGACACCTTTTTCTCTGCAGCTGAAGAAGTTCAACATTCAGCCGATAT AATGGAATCGGCTTACAGGACATGGCTGAGAGAGAGCAAAGAAGGAATGAGACCTCAAATTTGGGATGATCTTTCCAGGGAACTTCAGATGGCTTTGGGTACTGCAAAATGGCAG TTGGAAGAGTTTGAAAAGGCTGTTACTTTGAGCTACAGAAGAAGTTCTGATGAAGTAACAATGACTAGGCATAGGCAATTTGTTTCTGCTATAGAAAACCAAATTTCCCGTGTTGAAGCAGCATTAAGTGAATCATTTGATGTGGATGGTAAGCAGTCCCTTCGATGGGTAAACTTAGATGAAAAAGAACGTGATGACTTAGCATTGTTTCTTTCGGGGCCCCTTTGGAGCTCTCAAAGCATGAGTGATGGGGCCGACAAGCTTGGAACAAACAAGACTGGATCTCCCCAGAAGAGGACTAGAAAGAACTTTAATACTAATGCTGATATTGGCGTGGAAGGAGAAAAACCAAATACGGCAAGTTCTCGGTGTATTGTTGATTTGGGCAGTGTTGTTGAACTAGATATGAAAGGAAGCCCTGGAACTGGAGATAGTATGAGTCATCAGCAAGATATGATGCTTAATGCTGAGAGAATAAGGAGTTCACTGGATTCAAGCAAACTGGAGATTGTGATTGACCACAGGGATGGGCAAATGGAAACAAAGGCACTGAACATTGAGGCGACACCAAAAGAGAAAGGATTCAAACCAGCTTTTTGGAGGCCAAAGGGTGAAGATCATCCTCAAGCAAAGGGAGGAGTGTTAAGCAACAGCATGTGGAGGAGGATCCAATGGATGAATCAG CTCTTTGGACGATTGCCTAGAATTCAGAGACAATCACAAACCCATCAAATGATGCCATTCAATTGTTCTATCCGATTCACACTTGTTTTCATGTTGGCTGTTTTTCTAATTG TTCCTTTCCTGTTCTACTCAAACTGA